A genomic segment from Ruegeria sp. TM1040 encodes:
- the tsaD gene encoding tRNA (adenosine(37)-N6)-threonylcarbamoyltransferase complex transferase subunit TsaD, producing MTQTLTLLGLESSCDDTAAAVVRQTTGAKAEILSSIVFGQTELHSAYGGVVPEIAARAHAEKLDSCVRDALAEAGLTLGDLDAIAVTAGPGLIGGVMSGVMCAKGISAATGLPLIGVNHLAGHALTPRLTDDITYPYLMLLVSGGHCQYLIARGPETFSRLGGTIDDAPGEAFDKTARLLGLPQPGGPSVQAEAEHGDPERFRFPRPLLDRPDCNLSFSGLKTALMRMRDQIIAEKGGLTRQDRADLCAGFQAAIVDTLVEKTRRALRLYLEDKPQHPTLAVAGGVAANTEIRNGLMALCFELETDFLAPPLALCTDNAAMIAYAGLERYKTGARDGMSLSARPRWPLDKTSPALIGSGKKGAKA from the coding sequence ATGACTCAGACGCTCACACTTCTTGGACTGGAAAGCAGTTGCGACGACACAGCAGCCGCCGTTGTACGACAGACGACAGGCGCCAAGGCGGAAATCCTGTCGTCGATCGTGTTCGGCCAGACCGAGCTTCACAGCGCGTATGGCGGCGTGGTGCCCGAGATCGCCGCGCGCGCCCATGCTGAAAAACTCGACAGTTGCGTGCGCGACGCTCTCGCCGAGGCCGGCCTCACCCTAGGCGACCTGGATGCCATCGCCGTCACCGCAGGCCCAGGGCTGATCGGGGGCGTGATGTCTGGCGTGATGTGCGCAAAAGGGATCTCTGCTGCCACCGGACTGCCACTGATCGGAGTGAATCACCTTGCCGGGCATGCTCTGACGCCGCGCCTGACTGACGATATCACCTATCCCTACTTGATGCTGCTGGTGTCAGGTGGCCATTGCCAATATCTGATCGCACGCGGGCCAGAGACGTTCTCGCGCCTTGGCGGCACAATAGACGATGCACCCGGCGAAGCCTTTGACAAGACCGCGCGACTTCTTGGGTTGCCACAACCCGGAGGACCGTCTGTACAGGCGGAGGCAGAGCATGGCGATCCGGAGCGGTTCCGCTTTCCACGCCCTCTGCTTGATCGCCCTGATTGCAACCTGTCTTTTTCGGGGTTGAAAACCGCCTTGATGCGAATGCGGGACCAGATCATCGCAGAAAAGGGAGGCCTGACACGTCAGGATCGCGCCGATCTCTGTGCTGGTTTTCAGGCGGCAATCGTTGACACACTTGTGGAAAAAACCCGTCGCGCCCTCCGGCTCTATCTCGAGGATAAGCCCCAGCACCCAACGTTGGCCGTGGCCGGAGGTGTCGCTGCCAATACTGAAATCCGGAACGGATTGATGGCTCTATGCTTTGAGTTAGAGACTGATTTTCTCGCACCCCCTTTGGCGCTTTGCACCGATAACGCAGCGATGATCGCCTATGCAGGACTGGAGCGCTACAAAACCGGAGCGCGTGATGGCATGTCGCTTTCGGCACGTCCGCGCTGGCCGCTGGATAAAACCAGCCCAGCGCTGATCGGCAGCGGCAAGAAAGGGGCCAAGGCATGA